From Pyrenophora tritici-repentis strain M4 chromosome 1, whole genome shotgun sequence, the proteins below share one genomic window:
- a CDS encoding SPS1, Serine-threonine protein kinase, which produces MNGDLSLSQTLGGLRIANPDEDDDAPSPPPPQQTHESQTPAGQPSPPSPSRASSSKEPSAQASSLQVNASNAYAGSPSGSPAAYPSPLADTASASSHSPRLSHRQSMPLAHQAQHQAGYPPYAQGPLLQQQRSQAPTSQPIRERPMSQSMYQHPNLSTSSTTAPGTYRYNDEAMTGDIRRTASSRVAPGAMPTRELSRRDPYRQSAQIQGINGPLPPRRSSRRIPMDGSVPGVSHLSSSPYSIEGGPLSSSEEWKERGAAVSTRQDLDQNGRPITRVVKKGVKDFNFGRTLGEGSYSTVLAATDRQTLREYAIKVLDKRHIIKEKKVKYVNIEKDTLNRLTEHPGIVRLYYTFQDERSLYFVLDLAAGGELLGFLKKMGTFDVECTRFYGAQILDAIDYMHLKGVIHRDLKPENVLLDDAMHVKITDFGTAKILDQKRSNGAGSGDPLEGVESDRAQSFVGTAEYVSPELLTDKNACKASDLWAFGCIIYQLLAGRPPFKAANEYMTFQKIVGLEYTFPDGFPPLARDLVERLLVLDPVTRLPMEHIKNHAFFDGIQWGKGLWKQKAPRLKSYSPPAQEPIKLNGPSTPAAPASTQPQARPKPRIITELPPPSQLDIDWSPVLTKRDERILKLGNMFVTQHPPGHPVGGKEEPAEQPKKFSRFFGGNAVKKRQRLVMITSNARVLMCAAGTNDKKLKEEVSLLSAGCSWRSFQDSKGLTAWLVETRDKQYVFEDPKNTTSDPDGSKYSSQEWLDSIEQARDYAFAQTMTNSYSADAGLNELVSNHTTPTSTLGGDSALEGVNIPASRHGHLRKDQGDTDSIKGRKRFSKRHSKNGLANF; this is translated from the exons ATGAATGGCGACCTGAGCCTGTCGCAGACGCTCGGCGGACTGCGCATCGCGAACCCagacgaggacgacgacgccccttcgccgccgccgccccAGCAAACCCACGAAAGTCAGACGCCCGCCGGCCAGCCATCACCGCCATCACCGTCGCGCGCCTCGTCGTCGA AGGAGCCGTCAGCCCAGGCCTCGTCGCTGCAAGTCAATGCCAGCAATGCCTACGCCGGCTCCCCCTCAGGCTCCCCAGCCGCCTATCCCTCCCCCTTGGCCGACACTGCATCGGCCTCGTCCCATTCGCCGCGCCTCTCCCACCGCCAGTCAATGCCTCTAGCACACCAGGCCCAGCACCAGGCCGGCTATCCGCCCTATGCACAAGGCCCTCTGCTCCAGCAGCAGCGGAGTCAAGCGCCCACGTCGCAGCCCATTCGCGAGCGGCCCATGTCCCAGAGCATGTACCAGCACCCCAACCTGTCGACGTCGTCCACCACCGCCCCGGGCACCTACCGCTACAACGACGAGGCCATGACGGGTGATATACGCCGCACTGCGAGCTCACGCGTCGCCCCGGGTGCCATGCCGACGCGGGAGCTCAGCCGGAGAGACCCATATCGCCAGTCCGCCCAGATACAGGGTATCAACGGCCCACTACCACCTCGGAGAAGCTCGCGACGGATTCCCATGGACGGCTCGGTGCCAGGCGTATCTCACTTATCAAGCTCACCGTATAGTATCGAGGGCGGGCCATTGTCCAGCAGTGAGGAGTGGAAGGAGCGGGGGGCAGCCGTGAGCACCAGACAAGATCTCGATCAGAACGGACGGCCGATAACACGCGTGGTGAAAAAGGGCGTCAAGGACTTCAACTTTGGTAGGACACTTGGAGAAGGCTCCTACAGTACAGTACTGGCCGCCACGGACCGTCAGACGTTACGCGAATACGCAATCAAGGTGCTTGACAAACGTCACATTATCAAGGAGAAAAAGGTCAAATACGTAAATATCGAAAAAGACACCCTAAACCGACTGACGGAGCATCCCGGTATCGTCCGACTCTACTACACCTTCCAAGACGAGCGCTCGTTATACTTTGTCCTCGACCTGGCAGCCGGCGGAGAATTGCTGGGCTTCCTCAAGAAGATGGGCACCTTTGACGTTGAATGCACACGCTTCTACGGCGCACAGATACTTGACGCCATAGATTACATGCACCTCAAAGGCGTCATACATCGAGACTTGAAACCTGAGAATGTGTTGCTCGACGATGCAATGCATGTGAAGATTACAGATTTCGGCACAGCAAAAATACTGGACCAGAAGAGATCGAATGGTGCTGGCTCCGGTGACCCTCTCGAAGGCGTAGAGTCAGATCGGGCACAATCCTTTGTCGGCACGGCCGAATACGTTTCCCCGGAACTCCTAACGGACAAGAACGCTTGCAAAGCGAGCGACCTATGGGCTTTTGGCTGCATCATTTACCAATTGCTTGCCGGACGACCGCCATTCAAAGCTGCCAACGAGTACATGACGTTCCAGAAGATTGTTGGTCTGGAGTACACATTTCCAGATGGATTCCCTCCACTCGCAAGAGACTTGGTCGAACGGCTATTGGTGTTAGATCCCGTGACGCGGTTACCTATGGAACACATTAAGAATCATGCATTTTTCGATGGAATCCAGTGGGGCAAGGGGCTGTGGAAACAAAAGGCGCCGCGCTTGAAGTCCTACAGTCCGCCCGCCCAGGAGCCCATCAAGCTCAATG GACCCTCGACACCGGCAGCACCAGCTAGCACACAACCCCAAGCACGACCGAAGCCACGGATCATTACCGAATTACCACCGCCCTCCCAGCTCGACATTGACTGGTCTCCCGTCCTTACAAAGCGAGACGAACGAATATTGAAGCTTGGGAATATGTTTGTCACTCAGCATCCCCCTGGTCATCCTGTGGGCGGCAAGGAAGAGCCCGCAGAACAACCTAAGAAGTTCTCGCGGTTCTTTGGCGGGAACGCCGTCAAGAAGCGGCAACGGCTCGTTATGATAACTTCCAATGCACGCGTACTGATGTGCGCAGCAGGCACAAATGACAAAAAGCTAAAGGAGGAGGTCTCTTTGCTCTCAGCAGGTTGCTCATGGAGATCATTTCAAGATTCAAAGGGTCTGACTGCTTGGCTCGTAGAAACA CGAGACAAGCAGTATGTTTTCGAAGACCCCAAAAACACCACCAGCGATCCCGATGGCAGCAAGTACTCCAGCCAAGAGTGGCTTGACAGCATCGAACAAGCCCGAGACTACGCATTCGCACAAACAATGACGAATTCATACTCTGCCGATGCAGGCTTAAACGAGCTCGTCTCAAATCACACCACTCCGACCAGTACGTTGGGAGGAGACTCGGCCCTGGAGGGCGTGAACATCCCCGCCTCGCGCCATGGCCACCTTCGCAAAGATCAAGGCGATACTGACTCGATAAAGGGTAGGAAGCGCTTTAGTAAACGTCATTCCAAGAACGGCTTGGCCAATTTTTGA
- a CDS encoding Fork-head-N domain containing protein, with protein sequence MASTPPLSQPAAMRSPDKANVDLRHPVPDLQSLQGAYVGNIERLEEHAERMSETGSDLQEEIRKTYSELKLTDSRRSSLRSPHGDELTRQFSTRSRGLSNSSHANSIVDLNGNARWGGYSPGGYITSPVGSLRSGSWSNPPSSSIQRQRSGSKASRLGQVVHPEQVVEEEGNGHETHPASAPPASQDRDSASPPQRKVSSFTRIFDDVANGLPEDLRNSVIMGTPPRRQSADHHPGDNYQRHADHHDFPDRPPTAASTDTTHQVHSLWHDFDGVHCPDTVEEEPELSQLGRNLSRQSSNNLSFNMGSDPSLRLMSGPVSSHTQGQPPPDDGMVYYPAPVPRMLNLPKRLSQMPSGNQQARRRTQLLESMQMENRKSMPLPADPMDQSPKAARKSRASIMGLPPQLRASAYFDNRAAPVQEFAVKGDSAERTLESILDASAHAPVSAFTDHPFAGNVGHEVYGTEHKRMSSKLPEMPPTLQETRRRSSFNILDTKHNGNGERLKKLKKRNSSADMNLLLVKASETRMSLGDQLEERDEDARGPHNQHEDDATRPSYEEGHEGHPQEGSEEETSDEEEEVEEELQYGAPTTLLAELQLRQAKQKTRNMNYVTLMEQGLIDGRQTLLQMNDKAEAEKQRRIRKKVNLAWEAPGEDEDSDDDVPLGVLYKQPPRGPKIIGLIEQREMEDREPLSRRRNRLRGLDPNHRHMEQAGASSSQVNLGVPQMPTPDPISDEDEGETLADRMRRLKEKQQLEAALGDDIRNSHVSGDFAAEMMSKFGVTEDQNHAKDTPLESPKDSPKPGEEEEQEETLGQRRARLQAEAAARGELPPQGNTRPGLYGSTSLADILSANPIDPHNQARKVSNEALISHLPQGTSSYGTIDPLIKGVGDKEKDDDDIPLGQKIQAYKNSQNPMMNSQMGGGQGMMSMNGMGLMSQTSLNMSMQQPMMGGGGGGMGMMGMQSPMGMQSPID encoded by the exons ATGGCTTCAACGCCGCCCCTTTCTCAGCCCGCCGCCATGCGCTCACCCGACAAGGCCAATGTTGACCTGCGCCATCCGGTCCCAGATCTGCAGTCACTACAAGGTGCATACGTGGGGAACATCGAGCGCCTCGAAGAGCATGCAGAGCGCATGAGCGAGACCGGCTCAGACCTGCAGGAAGAGATTCGGAAGACATACTCGGAACTAAAGCTGACTGACAGTCGGCGTTCGTCATTGCGCTCCCCTCACGGCGATGAGCTTACGAGGCAGTTCAGCACCCGCAGCCGCGGTCTGTCCAACAGCTCCCATGCGAATTCCATAGTAGATTTGAACGGGAATGCGCGATGGGGTGGCTACTCTCCAGGAGGCTACATTACCTCACCAGTCGGCTCTCTGCGGTCCGGAAGCTGGTCCAACCCACCATCTTCGTCAATTCAGCGTCAGCGCTCGGGTTCCAAAGCATCGCGCTTAGGACAGGTTGTACATCCCGAACAGGTTGTAGAAGAGGAAGGAAACGGCCATGAAACCCACCCAGCATCCGCCCCACCCGCTTCCCAGGATCGCGACTCTGCATCGCCGCCCCAACGTAAGGTTTCGTCTTTTACAAGGATATTCGATGATGTCGCCAACGGACTTCCAGAAGACTTGCGCAATAGTGTCATCATGGGCACACCGCCCAGGAGGCAGTCTGCAGACCACCATCCCGGAGATAACTATCAACGGCATGCAGACCACCATGATTTCCCAGATCGGCCCCCAACAGCAGCCTCGACCGACACCACACACCAGGTCCATTCGTTATGGCACGATTTCGATGGTGTTCACTGCCCGGACACCGTCGAGGAAGAGCCCGAGCTATCTCAACTTGGCCGGAATCTCAGTCGACAATCCTCCAATAACCTATCATTTAACATGGGATCTGATCCAAGCCTCCGTTTGATGTCTGGCCCAGTATCTAGCCATACCCAAGGCCAACCGCCACCAGACGACGGCATGGTCTACTATCCTGCCCCTGTACCCAGGATGCTCAACTTGCCAAAGCGTCTCTCCCAAATGCCATCCGGCAATCAACAAGCTAGACGGCGGACACAATTACTGGAGTCTATGCAGATGGAAAATCGAAAGTCGATGCCGTTGCCTGCCGACCCCATGGATCAGTCGCCGAAAGCGGCCAGGAAGAGCAGAGCGAGCATCATGGGGCTTCCACCCCAATTACGAGCAAGTGCATACTTTGACAACCGTGCAGCCCCTGTGCAAGAATTTGCAGTCAAAGGAGATTCCGCAGAGCGGACGCTCGAAAGCATCCTGGATGCTTCTGCACATGCACCCGTCTCGGCATTTACCGACCATCCGTTTGCCGGTAACGTAGGTCATGAAGTATACGGTACCGAGCATAAGCGCATGAGCTCCAAACTGCCCGAAATGCCGCCGACCCTGCAGGAGACAAGAAGGCGAAGCTCCTTCAACATATTGGACACCAAACACAATGGAAATGGTGAACGCCTAAAGAAGTTGAAGAAACGAAATTCCTCGGCTGACATGAACCTCCTGCTTGTCAAGGCAAGCGAAACCCGGATGAGTCTGGGCGACCAGTTGGAGGAGCGTGATGAGGATGCACGAGGGCCCCACAATCAACACGAGGACGACGCCACCCGACCCTCGTACGAGGAAGGGCACGAGGGCCATCCTCAAGAAGGCAGCGAAGAGGAGACATCggacgaggaagaagaggttGAGGAGGAACTCCAATATGGTGCACCTACTACCCTTCTTGCCGAGCTGCAACTGCGCCAGGCGAAACAGAAGACTAGAAACATGAACTATGTGACGCTGATGGAGCAAGGTCTAATTGACGGTCGTCAAACTCTGCTCCAGATGAACGACAAAGCCGAGGCGGAAAAGCAACGGCGAATTCGCAAGAAAGTCAATCTGGCCTGGGAGGCTCCAGGGGAAGATGAAGACTCCGACGATGATGTGCCCCTGGGTGTTCTTTACAAACAGCCTCCCCGTGGCCCTAAGATTATAGGTCTCATTGAACAGCGCGAGATGGAGGATAGAGAGCCGCTGAGCCGCCGCCGCAACAGGCTTCGTGGCCTTGATCCAAATCACCGGCACATGGAGCAAGCTGGAGCATCTTCAAGTCAAGTCAATCTTGGTGTCCCCCAGATGCCAACGCCTGACCCAATCTcggatgaggatgagggtGAGACGCTAGCTGATCGCATGCGCCGACTAAAGGAAAAGCAACAGCTCGAGGCAGCGCTTGGCGACGACATTCGCAACAGTCACGTTAGCGGTGACTTTGCCGCCGAGATGATGAGCAAATTTGGTGTTACAGAAGACCAAAACCATGCGAAAGACACACCTCTAGAATCACCCAAAGACTCACCCAAACCTGGCGAAGAGGAAGAGCAGGAAGAAACACTTGGCCAACGCCGTGCTCGACTCCAAGCCGAAGCCGCCGCTCGCGGTGAGCTGCCCCCACAAGGCAACACCCGCCCCGGTCTCTACGGTTCCACCAGTCTTGCAGACATCCTCTCCGCCAACCCCATCGACCCCCACAACCAAGCCCGCAAAGTCTCCAACGAAGCTCTCATCTCACATCTACCCCAAGGAA CCTCTAGTTACGGCACCATCGACCCACTCATCAAAGGTGTGGGAGACAAGGAAAAAGACGACGATGACATCCCGCTCGGTCAGAAGATTCAAGCCTACAAGAACTCCCAGAACCCCATGATGAACTCGCAAATGGGTGGCGGACAGGGTATGATGAGCATGAATGGTATGGGACTCATGTCGCAAACCAGTCTCAACATGTCGATGCAGCAGCCCATGATgggtggcggcggcggtggcaTGGGCATGATGGGTATGCAATCACCGATGGGTATGCAGTCACCAATAG ATTGA
- a CDS encoding G-patch domain protein (TFIP11), with translation MDTDGGKRKHSFRQQPNKRAKADDGSALKAGFGAKMLAKMGYKGEGGLGKEGAGISEPIQVVNRGTKGGIGIVAEKSEQQRREEKRKAEANGENPSAKEDASIIDATTGASTPTSGVSLRGADIIPFENSLQARVRRDLNSFSEAFEQLQVESQAIPPQKYALQKELEALERQMDELEDLQARIESLRTGTFEAVCEGLKSLRAAYPSKSLHRESIAVIHPHFSRKIASWEPLEDALEVVAAAFSEMADIIQPRSRRIVSQTYTHPSEALVSSNTADEEEDKIKRGTSSSYESMMLKLWLPTVSSAVTQWDVKNPQPMVHLVQVWTPVLPPFIAKRVLEQVTRKLSTSIHEWNPRKFKKSPHTWIVEWLPFLRPSDLDPKGSGLVAEIKRKIRHALQSIDLSKGPLPGMDQWRKVFGKAEFDHLLTSHLVPRFAAYLRDNFEIDPAEPDLAPLEAVFAWKGLVSNEVIGELLRSQFFPKFLEILHQWLSSEEVIFEEVGTWLAWWKNDIIKDDINNLPSVASGWNEAYFLFNQAFDLGEARMTDLPAPQVEGTEASPDTTQFSKSVKKEPPRPAPQVEEATLKDILEEFCAEENLLLIPLREAHTQTGLPLFRITASATGRGGAVAYLRGDVLWVQNKKDKSVWERTELDESLVAKAEGK, from the exons ATGGACACCGACGGGGGCAAACGGAAGCACAGCTTCAGACAGCAGCCGAACAAGCGGGCAAAGGCAGACGATGGCAGCGCACTCAAGGCCGGCTTCGGCGCCAAGATGCTGGCGAAGATGGGTTACAAGGGCGAAGGTGGACTGGGAAAAGAGGGCGCTGGTATCTCGGAACCTATCCAGGTCGTGAATCGCGGCACCAAGGGCGGCATTGGCATTGTCGCAGAAAAGAGCGAGCAGCAGAGGCGGGAGGAGAAGCGCAAGGCTGAAGCAAACGGCGAAAA CCCCTCGGCCAAAGAAGACGCT TCCATCATCGATGCCACGACGGGCGCATCGACTCCTACCTCGGGCGTGTCTCTCCGTGGAGCCGACATCATCCCATTTGAAAACTCCCTGCAAGCACGCGTCCGACGAGATCTCAACAGTTTCTCCGAAGCATTCGAACAATTGCAGGTTGAGTCGCAGGCCATTCCGCCCCAGAAGTATGCGCTGCAGAAGGAGCTCGAGGCGTTGGAGCGACAAATGGATGAGTTGGAGGATTTGCAGGCACGGATCGAGTCGTTGCGTACGGGCACATTCGAGGCCGTCTGTGAAGGATTGAAGAGCCTGCGTGCTGCCTATCCATCAAAATCATTGCATCGTGAATCCATCGCAGTTATCCATCCACACTTTTCGAGGAAGATCGCGTCCTGGGAGCCGCTTGAAGATGCGCTTGAGGTTGTCGCAGCAGCATTCTCCGAAATGGCCGACATTATACAGCCGCGGAGCAGGAGGATCGTGTCTCAGACTTACACGCATCCCTCGGAAGCATTGGTTAGTAGCAACACAGccgacgaagaagaggacaAGATAAAGCGAGGAACTTCGTCGTCATACGAGTCTATGATGCTAAAGCTCTGGCTACCCACTGTGAGCTCTGCAGTGACGCAGTGGGATGTCAAGAACCCACAGCCCATGGTCCACTTAGTGCAAGTCTGGACGCCAGTTTTACCACCATTCATCGCCAAGAGGGTGCTCGAACAGGTCACGCGAAAGCTGTCCACTTCGATCCACGAGTGGAACCCACGAAAATTCAAAAAGAGTCCACATACGTGGATTGTGGAGTGGCTACCATTCCTTAGGCCGTCTGACCTCGACCCCAAGGGATCGGGACTTGTTGCTGAAATCAAGCGCAAGATTAGACATGCATTGCAGTCCATCGATCTCTCCAAAGGCCCATTACCAGGAATGGACCAATGGAGAAAGGTCTTTGGGAAGGCAGAGTTTGATCATCTCCTCACCTCCCATTTGGTTCCACGCTTTGCTGCCTATCTGCGAGACAACTTCGAGATTGACCCTGCCGAACCAGACTTGGCACCGCTGGAGGCTGTCTTTGCCTGGAAGGGCCTCGTCTCGAACGAGGTCATTGGAGAGCTGTTGAGATCTCAATTCTTCCCCAAGTTCCTCGAAATTCTCCATCAGTGGCTTTCGAGCGAGGAGGTCATTTTTGAAGAAGTCGGGACTTGGCTTGCGTGGTGGAAAAACGATATTATCAAAGATGACATCAACAATCTGCCTTCGGTTGCATCGGGTTGGAACGAAGCGTACTTCCTATTTAACCAGGCATTCGATCTTGGCGAGGCGAGAATGACAGATCTGCCTGCTCCTCAGGTGGAAGGCACAGAAGCCTCGCCAGATACGACTCAATTCTCCAAATCGGTCAAAAAAGAGCCACCACGCCCAGCACCACAAGTCGAGGAGGCGACTCTCAAGGATATACTTGAGGAATTCTGCGCCGAAGAGAATTTGCTCCTGATACCACTGCGCGAAGCTCACACCCAGACCGGCTTACCGCTATTCCGAATCACAGCAAGCGCTACAGGACGTGGAGGCGCCGTGGCTTACCTCAGAGGCGATGTTCTGTGGGTGCAGAATAAGAAAGACAAGAGCGTCTGGGAGCGTACCGAATTGGACGAATCACTCGTTGCAAAGGCCGAAGGGAAGTGA
- a CDS encoding Pneumo-att-G multi-domain protein, with translation MLLGALPPALVSLLLVATGASAAPYNFLNNYRDPVPSPEDGPPAAYHAIRNKDVLPYEICGVVGGYVLTVLVWGVLLLTVGRRMRRKALDPPMQLELELQGKPIRPSLKTPSLASPPLSARSFFRRFKRNGSSDSTPQSPEVSSPTSFDQKVVDAHRDQNQADMERLYAAVMDFDAQKHASKVSVEQPEPAPIQTERRRPSAINVNHAQNDNNDSPVSPVKAIYPPSYSDRPTTAPLPHDRLRAEQQAPPSPRGILTKRSQVLNPNASSKNARFNLKNLRISGPIAKYPGDSDDEARTPLSPPINTIHPSPSPPPNAPPNPKPHQHPRQPLPPLRSFAEPLASPGIQTTVLDHRVDKLSMQTPKTGVPFTPYSPYMPFTPVTPVTPHLTTRRDRKMEAKLAKLEGRRRQAANELVQTPKEIFGDAW, from the exons ATGCTGCTGGGTGCTCTTCCTCCAGCACTCGTCTCACTACTTCTTGTTGCAACCGGTGCCTCTGCTGCTCCCTACAACTTCCTCAACAACTATCGCGACCCCGTCCCGTCTCCTGAAGACGGCCCTCCTGCTGCGTACCACGCAATTCGAAACAAGGACGTTTTACCCTACGAGATCTGTGGTGTCGTCGGCGGTTACGTCTTGACCGTACTTGTTTGGGGGGTACTTCTCCTCACTGTCGGTAGAAGAATGAGACGCAAAGCACTCGATCCGCCCATGCAACTGGAGCTTGAGCTCCAGGGCAAGCCAATTCGACCGAGCCTCAAGACTCCTAGTCTTGCGTCGCCGCCGCTGTCGGCGCGGTCCTTTTTTAGGAGGTTCAAAAGAAATGGCTCATCAGATAGTACTCCGCAGAGTCCTGAAGTTTCATCACCAACCTCTTTTGATCAAAAGGTAGTCGACGCCCATCGTGATCAGAATCAAGCCGACATGGAGCGTCTGTACGCCGCTGTTATGGACTTTGACGCACAAAAGCACGCCTCAAAGGTTAGCGTAGAACAACCAGAACCAGCTCCAATACAAACGGAGCGGAGAAGACCATCCGCCATCAATGTCAACCACGCACAAAACGACAACAACGACAGCCCGGTCTCTCCCGTAAAAGCAATCTACCCACCAAGTTACTCAGACCGACCCACCACAGCACCACTCCCCCACGACCGCCTCCGAGCCGAACAACAAGCACCCCCCAGCCCCCGTGGGATCCTAACCAAGCGTTCCCAAGTCCTCAACCCCAACGCCTCCAGCAAAAACGCCCGCTTCAACCTCAAGAACCTCCGCATCTCCGGGCCCATTGCCAAATACCCCGGCGACTCAGACGACGAAGCCCGCACCCCCTTATCCCCAC CAATCAACACCATCCACCCCTCCCCCTCGCCGCCCCCCAACGCACCGCCAAACCCAAAGCCCCACCAGCACCCCCGCCAACCACTCCCTCCCCTCCGTTCCTTCGCCGAACCCCTCGCCTCCCCCGGTATCCAAACCACGGTCCTCGACCACCGCGTCGATAAACTATCCATGCAAACACCCAAGACAGGTGTCCCGTTCACGCCATACAGTCCCTACATGCCGTTTACACCTGTTACTCCCGTTACTCCGCATTTGACTACACGGAGGGACCGCAAGATGGAGGCGAAGCTGGCGAAACTTGAGGGGAGGAGGAGGCAGGCTGCTAATGAGTTGGTGCAGACGCCTAAGGAGATATTCGGTGATGCTTGGTAG